Proteins from a genomic interval of Xanthomonas sp. AM6:
- a CDS encoding PQQ-dependent sugar dehydrogenase: protein MKTLANAVLLGILLTSVAHAQTNAGNQKPDPDIPFNVTKVASFDLPWRIAFLPDGRMLITEKVGRVQLVTPQGAKTEVKGVPASYVEGQNGMLGVFLSPHYAIDKSVYLTYVAPGDYGGGLAMGRGRLVVEGNEARLDNFKVLWRQMPTGKGGQAGAQIAFSPDGRYLFLTVGDRQRFTPAQDLNQPVGKILRLTLDGKPAPGNPWAGRGGARTIPLIDPASDTEAAKTAPVVSTYTFPKANLTPAETWSIGHRTPYGLAFAPDGRLWELEHGPNGGDELNLIQRGKNYGWPLVSYGVNYNGVPIPKPETRPDLVRPAIYWTPVIAPGNLMFYKGNLFPQWKGSALISGLASQGIVRVTVDSKGGATAANRWNVGKRIRDIEEAPDGSLWLLEDARPGGLYRLTPK from the coding sequence ATGAAGACGCTGGCAAATGCGGTCCTGCTCGGAATCCTACTGACGAGTGTCGCGCACGCGCAGACCAACGCAGGCAATCAAAAGCCCGACCCCGACATCCCTTTCAACGTCACCAAGGTGGCCAGCTTCGATCTGCCCTGGCGCATCGCGTTCCTGCCCGATGGCCGCATGCTGATCACCGAGAAGGTCGGTCGCGTGCAGTTGGTGACCCCGCAAGGCGCCAAGACCGAAGTCAAGGGCGTGCCGGCCAGCTACGTGGAGGGCCAGAACGGCATGCTGGGCGTGTTCCTGTCGCCCCACTACGCCATCGACAAGAGTGTGTACCTGACCTATGTCGCACCTGGCGACTACGGCGGTGGCCTGGCCATGGGCCGGGGCAGACTTGTGGTCGAGGGCAACGAGGCCCGGCTGGACAACTTCAAGGTGCTGTGGCGCCAGATGCCCACGGGCAAGGGCGGCCAGGCCGGTGCGCAGATCGCCTTTTCGCCGGACGGCCGGTACCTGTTCCTCACGGTGGGCGACCGCCAGCGCTTCACGCCGGCACAGGATCTCAATCAGCCGGTAGGCAAGATTCTGCGGTTGACGCTGGACGGCAAGCCCGCGCCGGGCAATCCGTGGGCAGGCAGGGGCGGCGCGCGCACCATCCCGCTGATCGATCCGGCGAGCGATACCGAGGCGGCCAAGACGGCACCGGTGGTCAGCACGTATACGTTCCCCAAAGCCAACCTCACGCCGGCCGAAACCTGGTCCATCGGCCACCGCACCCCTTACGGTCTTGCCTTCGCTCCTGACGGTCGGCTGTGGGAGCTCGAGCACGGTCCCAATGGCGGCGACGAACTGAACCTGATCCAGCGTGGCAAGAACTACGGTTGGCCGTTGGTTTCGTATGGCGTCAATTACAACGGCGTGCCGATTCCCAAGCCCGAGACGCGGCCCGATCTCGTCAGGCCGGCGATCTATTGGACGCCGGTGATCGCGCCCGGCAACCTGATGTTCTACAAGGGCAACCTGTTCCCGCAGTGGAAGGGCAGCGCGTTGATCAGCGGCCTGGCCAGCCAGGGCATCGTCCGCGTCACCGTCGACAGCAAGGGTGGCGCCACCGCGGCCAATCGCTGGAACGTCGGCAAGCGCATCCGCGATATCGAGGAAGCGCCGGACGGCTCGCTGTGGTTGCTGGAAGATGCCAGGCCCGGTGGCCTGTACCGGCTCACACCGAAGTAG
- a CDS encoding filamentous hemagglutinin N-terminal domain-containing protein: MNRVQASSRATSPATANARRPHAGRALDRMVTHALSAALLLALAPALHAAPPSGGVVTTGAASIDQAGAHTRITQTTANASINWQDFSIGAGESVQFVQPGASSIALNRVLGANPSLILGNLTANGRVFLLNPNGILFAQGASVNVGGLVASTMTISDADFQAGRYAFTGAGTGSVVNQGSIAAADGGYVALMGRSVSNQGLIVARLGTVALAAGDAVTLDVAGDGLLNVTVSAGALHALAENGGLLRADGGRVLMTAQAAGNLLHTTVNNTGVVQARTIERRNGSILLLGDMRSGTVTVGGIIDASAPGGGDGGFVETSAATVAVDAGARVTTAATAGRTGSWLIDPQDFTIGSDPGDNIAGSTLSAQLVTNNIEISTSGAGTENGDIFVNDAVTWSASGSPTTLTLTADRNVDINAPITATNGNLVVCCGQDVNVDAAITTTNGSVLLSAGRDINQDAAITVTDGNLMMCAANDVNIGGAITVTRGTGDPTRSLNLPLGLTLSADTDGTGPGIEGGTVVFDALAPPATVTAAPVTIYYNPVSYTAPTDYSTRLTLTQGAALRQFMLVFATGGDKPFDGTTATTLTGLKGNPDGVILLAGLGASANFATPQTGSDKAISFTGYSLAGADAGAFALPLNCCGPVVAHTTGNITAAVPITPPVTPPVTPPVTPPVTPPVTPPVSPPVTPPVTPPTVPPTTPTTPTMPPSTPPVTTSAAPPTSSMVSSTGEPYFASRSRSELPWLPPQTLVAVAAQEELPQTLTVVAPERVSAPVQAPAYVAPVRVPKPYRN; encoded by the coding sequence ATGAACCGTGTCCAAGCTTCCAGCCGGGCGACAAGTCCGGCCACCGCCAACGCGCGCCGTCCCCACGCTGGTCGCGCACTGGATCGCATGGTTACCCATGCGCTGTCGGCCGCCCTGCTGCTGGCGCTGGCGCCAGCGCTGCACGCCGCTCCGCCATCGGGCGGCGTGGTGACCACCGGCGCGGCCAGCATCGACCAGGCCGGCGCGCACACCCGCATCACCCAGACCACGGCGAACGCCTCGATCAACTGGCAGGACTTCAGCATCGGCGCCGGCGAGTCGGTGCAGTTCGTGCAGCCCGGCGCCAGTTCCATCGCGCTGAACCGCGTGCTTGGCGCGAATCCGTCGCTGATCCTGGGCAACCTGACCGCCAACGGCCGGGTGTTCCTGCTCAATCCCAACGGCATTCTCTTTGCCCAGGGCGCGTCGGTGAACGTCGGCGGGCTCGTCGCCTCGACCATGACCATCAGCGACGCCGATTTCCAGGCGGGGCGGTACGCCTTCACCGGCGCCGGCACCGGCTCGGTGGTCAACCAGGGCAGCATCGCCGCCGCCGATGGCGGCTACGTGGCGCTGATGGGCAGGAGCGTGAGCAACCAGGGCCTGATCGTCGCCCGGCTGGGCACGGTGGCGCTGGCCGCCGGCGACGCGGTCACCCTGGATGTCGCTGGCGACGGGCTATTGAACGTGACGGTCTCCGCGGGCGCGCTGCACGCGCTGGCCGAGAACGGCGGACTGCTTCGCGCCGATGGCGGTCGCGTGCTGATGACGGCGCAGGCCGCCGGCAACCTGCTGCACACCACGGTCAACAACACCGGCGTGGTCCAGGCCCGCACCATCGAGCGCCGCAACGGCAGCATCCTGCTGCTGGGCGACATGCGCAGCGGCACGGTCACGGTCGGCGGCATCATCGACGCCAGCGCGCCCGGCGGCGGCGACGGCGGCTTCGTGGAAACCTCGGCCGCCACGGTCGCCGTCGACGCGGGTGCACGCGTGACCACCGCGGCGACCGCCGGCCGCACCGGCAGCTGGCTGATCGATCCGCAGGACTTCACCATCGGCAGCGACCCCGGCGACAACATCGCCGGCTCCACGCTCTCGGCCCAGCTGGTGACCAACAACATCGAGATCAGCACCAGCGGGGCCGGGACCGAGAACGGCGACATCTTCGTCAACGACGCGGTCACCTGGTCGGCCAGCGGCAGCCCCACCACGCTCACCCTCACCGCCGACCGCAACGTCGACATCAATGCACCCATCACCGCCACCAACGGCAACCTGGTGGTGTGCTGCGGCCAGGACGTCAACGTCGACGCCGCCATCACCACGACCAACGGCAGCGTGCTGCTCAGCGCGGGCCGGGACATCAACCAGGACGCGGCGATCACGGTGACCGACGGCAACCTGATGATGTGCGCGGCCAACGACGTCAACATCGGCGGCGCGATCACCGTCACCCGCGGCACCGGCGATCCGACCCGCAGCCTGAACCTGCCGCTGGGCCTGACCCTGAGCGCGGACACCGACGGCACCGGTCCCGGCATCGAGGGCGGCACGGTCGTGTTCGATGCGCTCGCCCCGCCGGCCACGGTGACCGCCGCGCCGGTGACGATCTACTACAACCCCGTGTCGTACACGGCGCCGACCGACTATTCCACCCGCCTCACCCTCACCCAGGGCGCGGCGCTGCGCCAGTTCATGCTGGTGTTCGCCACCGGCGGCGACAAGCCCTTCGACGGCACCACCGCGACCACGCTGACCGGGCTGAAAGGCAATCCCGACGGGGTGATCCTGCTCGCCGGTCTGGGCGCCAGCGCCAATTTCGCCACTCCGCAGACGGGCAGCGACAAGGCCATCAGCTTCACCGGCTACAGCCTGGCCGGCGCCGACGCCGGCGCCTTCGCGCTGCCGTTGAACTGCTGCGGCCCGGTCGTGGCGCATACCACGGGCAACATCACCGCCGCAGTGCCGATCACTCCGCCCGTGACACCACCTGTCACGCCGCCTGTCACTCCGCCTGTCACGCCGCCCGTGACGCCGCCTGTCAGCCCACCCGTGACGCCGCCTGTGACGCCACCGACCGTCCCACCCACGACACCTACGACACCCACGATGCCCCCCTCGACCCCTCCAGTGACGACCTCCGCCGCGCCGCCAACGTCGAGCATGGTGTCGTCCACCGGTGAACCCTACTTCGCGTCGCGGTCGCGTTCCGAACTGCCGTGGTTGCCGCCGCAAACCCTGGTGGCGGTCGCGGCGCAGGAGGAACTGCCGCAGACGCTGACGGTGGTGGCGCCGGAGCGGGTGTCGGCGCCGGTCCAGGCGCCTGCATACGTGGCGCCGGTGCGCGTGCCCAAGCCGTACCGCAACTAG
- the rocF gene encoding arginase gives MSSPFLPVSLIGVPTDIGAGHRGARMGPEALRIAGLHEALANRGIEVRDLGNLDGPRNPWQSPVGGYRHLDEVVAWNRALMEASYAELRAGRMPIMLGGDHCLGIGSITAVARHCREQGRTLRVLWLDAHSDFNTSEVTPSGNVHGMPVACLCGLGPQELTHLGGDAPALRPDQVRQIGIRSVDPDEKRLIKQHRIDVYDMRYIDEMGMKRTMEAALDGLDADTHLHVSFDVDFLDPSIAPGVGTTVPGGPNYREAQLVMEMIADSGRMGSLDIVELNPVLDHRNLTAELAVDLVESLFGKSTLMRD, from the coding sequence ATGAGTTCCCCTTTCCTGCCGGTGTCCCTGATCGGCGTTCCCACCGACATCGGCGCCGGCCACCGTGGCGCGCGCATGGGCCCGGAAGCGTTGCGCATCGCCGGCCTGCACGAGGCGCTGGCCAATCGCGGCATCGAGGTGCGCGACCTGGGCAACCTCGACGGCCCGCGCAATCCGTGGCAATCCCCGGTCGGCGGCTACCGCCACCTGGACGAGGTGGTGGCGTGGAACCGCGCGCTGATGGAGGCCAGCTACGCCGAACTGCGCGCCGGCCGCATGCCGATCATGCTCGGCGGCGACCATTGCCTGGGCATCGGCTCGATCACCGCAGTGGCGCGGCATTGCCGCGAACAGGGGCGCACGTTGCGCGTGCTGTGGCTGGACGCGCATTCGGACTTCAACACCAGCGAGGTGACCCCGTCGGGCAACGTGCACGGCATGCCGGTGGCCTGCCTGTGCGGGCTGGGGCCGCAGGAGCTGACTCACCTGGGCGGCGACGCGCCGGCGCTGCGCCCGGACCAGGTCCGCCAGATCGGCATCCGCTCGGTGGACCCGGACGAAAAGCGGCTGATCAAGCAGCACCGCATCGATGTGTACGACATGCGCTACATCGACGAGATGGGCATGAAGCGGACCATGGAAGCGGCGCTGGACGGGCTCGATGCCGACACCCACCTGCACGTCAGCTTCGACGTGGATTTCCTCGACCCCAGCATCGCGCCGGGCGTCGGCACCACCGTGCCCGGCGGTCCCAACTATCGCGAAGCGCAACTGGTGATGGAGATGATCGCCGACAGCGGGCGCATGGGCTCGCTGGACATCGTCGAGCTCAACCCGGTGCTGGACCATCGCAACCTGACCGCCGAACTGGCGGTGGACCTGGTCGAAAGCCTGTTCGGCAAGTCCACGCTGATGCGCGACTGA
- a CDS encoding tryptophan--tRNA ligase, translating into MTTRVLTGITPSGTPHLGNYVGAIRPALQASLRPGIESFYFLADLHSLIKAQDPARTQRSTLEIAASWLAAGLDPSKVWFYRQSDVPETNELTWFLTCVAGKGLLNRAHAYKAAVDKNRADGEDDDAGISAGLFMYPVLMAADILLFNAQQVPVGRDQIQHIEMARDIGQRFNHVYGRDYFTLPEALIDEQVATLPGLDGRKMSKSYDNTIPLFAPREDLKKRVFAIVTDSRAPGEPKDTEGSALFQLYQAFASAEEAAAFAQAFAAGIGWGEAKQQLFERIDAEIAPMRERYEALMARPGEIEAILRDNAQRLRDRYATPFLAELRHAVGLRDLSLREAGQADAAATARQALPTFKQYREGDGRFYFKLLDGEGALLLQSGGFDSPREAGRVIGTLKQATQADALHGADLTLAVPADAVLAALQRLRDAG; encoded by the coding sequence ATGACCACCCGCGTCCTCACCGGCATCACCCCCTCCGGCACCCCGCACCTGGGCAACTACGTCGGCGCGATCCGCCCGGCGCTGCAGGCCAGCCTGCGTCCCGGCATCGAGAGCTTCTATTTCCTGGCCGACCTGCACAGCCTGATCAAGGCGCAGGACCCGGCGCGCACCCAGCGCTCGACCCTGGAGATCGCCGCCTCGTGGCTGGCCGCCGGGCTGGATCCGTCGAAGGTGTGGTTCTACCGCCAGTCCGACGTGCCGGAGACCAACGAGCTGACCTGGTTCCTGACCTGCGTCGCCGGCAAGGGCCTGCTCAACCGCGCCCACGCCTACAAGGCGGCGGTGGACAAGAACCGCGCCGACGGCGAGGACGACGACGCCGGGATCAGCGCCGGGCTGTTCATGTACCCGGTGCTGATGGCCGCCGACATCCTGCTGTTCAACGCGCAGCAGGTGCCGGTGGGCCGCGACCAGATCCAGCACATCGAGATGGCGCGCGATATCGGCCAGCGCTTCAACCACGTCTACGGCCGCGACTACTTCACCCTGCCCGAGGCGCTGATCGACGAGCAGGTGGCCACCTTGCCCGGGCTGGACGGGCGCAAGATGAGCAAGAGCTACGACAACACGATCCCGTTGTTCGCCCCGCGCGAGGACCTGAAGAAGCGCGTGTTCGCGATCGTCACCGACTCGCGCGCGCCCGGCGAGCCGAAGGACACCGAGGGCTCGGCGCTGTTCCAGCTGTACCAGGCCTTCGCCAGCGCCGAAGAGGCCGCGGCGTTCGCGCAGGCCTTCGCCGCCGGCATCGGCTGGGGCGAGGCCAAGCAGCAGCTGTTCGAGCGCATCGATGCCGAGATCGCGCCGATGCGCGAGCGCTACGAGGCGCTGATGGCGCGCCCGGGCGAGATCGAGGCGATCCTGCGCGACAACGCGCAGCGCCTGCGCGACCGCTACGCCACGCCGTTCCTGGCCGAACTGCGGCATGCGGTGGGCCTGCGCGACCTGTCGCTGCGCGAAGCGGGGCAGGCCGACGCCGCGGCGACGGCCAGGCAGGCGCTGCCGACCTTCAAGCAGTACCGCGAAGGCGACGGCCGCTTCTATTTCAAGCTGCTCGACGGCGAGGGCGCCCTGCTGCTGCAGAGCGGCGGCTTCGACTCGCCGCGCGAGGCCGGGCGCGTGATCGGCACGCTCAAGCAGGCCACGCAGGCCGATGCGCTGCACGGCGCGGACCTCACCCTGGCGGTGCCCGCCGACGCGGTGCTGGCCGCGCTGCAGCGGCTGCGCGACGCGGGCTGA
- a CDS encoding entericidin A/B family lipoprotein, with the protein MKRLLTLMMLTLFCAGMLTGCNTMAGAGKDMQKAGEKVEDKAGDCSDGKC; encoded by the coding sequence ATGAAGCGACTGCTCACCTTGATGATGCTGACCCTGTTCTGCGCGGGCATGCTGACTGGCTGCAACACCATGGCCGGTGCCGGCAAAGACATGCAGAAGGCGGGCGAGAAGGTGGAAGACAAGGCGGGCGATTGCAGCGACGGCAAGTGCTGA
- a CDS encoding CsbD family protein gives MNKDIISGKWTQLKGKIKAQWGDLTDDDFDVAEGNAQYLSGKLQERYGWDRDRAEREVRTFQDSLDKDYRN, from the coding sequence ATGAACAAAGACATCATTTCCGGCAAGTGGACCCAGCTCAAGGGCAAGATCAAGGCCCAGTGGGGCGACCTGACCGACGACGATTTCGACGTGGCCGAAGGCAATGCGCAGTACCTGTCGGGCAAGCTGCAGGAACGCTATGGCTGGGATCGCGACCGCGCCGAGCGCGAGGTGCGCACGTTCCAGGACAGCCTGGACAAGGACTACCGCAACTGA
- a CDS encoding entericidin A/B family lipoprotein → MKRTFAWMLLAMFSVGLLSGCNTVAGAGKDVQSAGEKVEDAAKN, encoded by the coding sequence ATGAAGCGTACTTTTGCGTGGATGCTGCTGGCGATGTTCTCGGTTGGCCTGCTGTCCGGCTGCAACACCGTTGCCGGTGCCGGCAAGGATGTGCAGAGCGCCGGCGAGAAGGTCGAAGACGCCGCCAAGAACTGA
- a CDS encoding ShlB/FhaC/HecB family hemolysin secretion/activation protein, producing MNPRLKLLPLMLLAIGHGALAQQLPGAGSQLRQLPTPPPAPLPPAPLPPPQIRIEDGITAAPSTADAPSVLVNQLRIAGATAYPQAELVAVAGFVPGATQTLAQMQAMAARITDHYRNHGYFVARAYLPAQDVTTGTLTIAVSEGVLGQVILRNQSGLADQVARSRLAGLDSGDRLTIEPIEDRLLLLSDLPGVVVRSTMAPGQAPGSSDLVVDVAPGRRVTGSVDADNAGNPYTGEYRVGATVNLNNPLGRGDVASLRVLTSGSGLSYGRAAYQMPFGRATAGMAYSRLEYELGDRYEGLGAHGSADIASLFGSVPLIRSRDTNLYTGLLLEHRDFQDRIDLISSVVDKQARVATASLYGNRYDGFGGGGANTFYLGLSVGELDIRTPTARAADAASARSDGGYAKLAFNASRLQRVTDRVALYGAIGGQIASRNLDPYEKMVLGGIDGVRAYPQGEGFGDEGILANVEARVLLTGLSERVPGQVHLVGFIDAGRIAANRDPWFAGSNDRTLSGAGIGATWEAPGDFAVRTYYARKLGGEDAVSAADRSGRFWIQAIKYF from the coding sequence ATGAATCCAAGATTGAAACTATTGCCGCTGATGCTGCTCGCCATCGGCCACGGAGCGCTGGCGCAGCAACTGCCTGGAGCAGGCAGCCAGTTGCGCCAGCTGCCGACGCCGCCGCCCGCGCCGCTGCCGCCCGCGCCGCTGCCGCCGCCGCAGATCCGCATCGAGGACGGCATCACTGCCGCCCCATCCACCGCCGATGCGCCCAGCGTACTGGTCAACCAGCTGCGGATCGCCGGCGCCACCGCCTATCCGCAAGCCGAACTGGTCGCGGTCGCCGGGTTCGTCCCCGGCGCCACGCAGACCCTGGCGCAGATGCAGGCGATGGCCGCGCGCATCACCGACCACTACCGGAACCACGGCTACTTCGTTGCGCGCGCCTATCTACCGGCGCAGGACGTCACCACCGGCACGTTGACCATCGCGGTCAGCGAAGGTGTTCTGGGGCAGGTCATCCTGCGCAACCAGAGCGGCCTGGCCGACCAGGTGGCCAGGAGCCGCCTGGCCGGGCTGGACAGCGGCGATCGGCTCACCATCGAGCCGATCGAGGACCGCCTACTGCTGCTGTCGGACTTGCCGGGCGTCGTCGTACGGTCGACGATGGCACCCGGCCAGGCGCCGGGCAGTTCCGACCTGGTCGTGGACGTCGCTCCGGGCCGGCGCGTCACCGGCAGCGTCGACGCCGACAACGCCGGCAACCCGTACACCGGGGAATACCGCGTCGGCGCCACGGTCAACCTCAACAATCCGCTCGGACGCGGCGACGTGGCCTCGCTGCGCGTGCTGACCTCCGGCTCGGGCCTGAGCTACGGCCGCGCCGCCTACCAGATGCCGTTCGGCCGGGCCACCGCGGGCATGGCCTACAGCCGCCTGGAATACGAGCTGGGCGATCGGTACGAAGGCCTCGGCGCCCACGGCAGCGCCGACATCGCCAGCCTCTTCGGCTCGGTCCCGCTGATCCGCTCGCGCGACACCAATCTCTACACGGGCCTGCTGTTGGAACACCGCGACTTCCAGGACCGGATCGACCTGATCTCCTCGGTGGTCGACAAGCAGGCGCGCGTGGCCACGGCCAGTCTCTACGGCAACCGCTACGACGGTTTCGGCGGCGGCGGTGCGAACACGTTCTACCTGGGGCTGTCGGTGGGCGAACTCGACATCCGCACGCCGACCGCGCGCGCCGCCGACGCGGCGAGCGCGCGCAGCGATGGCGGCTACGCCAAGCTCGCCTTCAACGCCTCGCGCCTGCAGCGGGTCACCGACCGGGTCGCGCTGTACGGCGCGATCGGCGGACAGATCGCCTCGCGCAACCTGGACCCCTACGAAAAGATGGTGCTTGGCGGCATCGACGGCGTGCGCGCCTATCCGCAGGGCGAAGGCTTCGGCGACGAAGGCATCCTGGCCAATGTGGAAGCACGCGTGTTGCTGACGGGGCTGAGCGAGCGCGTGCCCGGCCAGGTGCACCTGGTCGGCTTCATCGACGCCGGCAGGATCGCGGCCAACCGGGATCCGTGGTTCGCCGGTTCCAACGACCGCACCCTCAGCGGCGCCGGCATCGGCGCCACCTGGGAGGCGCCGGGCGACTTCGCGGTCAGAACCTACTACGCACGCAAGCTGGGCGGCGAAGACGCGGTCTCCGCAGCGGACAGGTCCGGGCGCTTCTGGATCCAGGCCATCAAGTATTTCTGA
- a CDS encoding MBL fold metallo-hydrolase: MPRDSSIHLIDTGFQRAQFDAAYLIVEHGRGAFVDCGTSHSLPAMLAALDGAGLAPGDVDWLILTHVHLDHAGGAGALLQRLPNARLVVHPRGAPHMIDPTRLIAGATAVYGEAEIARSYGTILPVPADRVVVAEDGQRLWLAERDLLCIDTPGHARHHLCVWDARSRSWFSGDTFGLSYRELDSAQGAFVIPTSSPVQFDPEAMRASIQRMLDYAPETLYLTHYGPVGAADKLAADLFEQLDAMVAIARSCDGRSDRHRCLVAALSALYLERARLHGCPLDDAGVEQVLQMDIELNAQGLACWLER; this comes from the coding sequence ATGCCACGCGATTCCAGCATCCATCTCATCGACACCGGCTTCCAGCGCGCGCAGTTCGATGCGGCCTACCTGATCGTGGAGCATGGGCGCGGCGCGTTCGTCGATTGCGGCACCAGCCACTCGCTGCCGGCGATGCTCGCTGCGCTCGATGGCGCCGGCCTGGCGCCGGGCGACGTGGACTGGCTGATCCTGACCCACGTGCACCTGGACCACGCCGGCGGCGCCGGCGCGCTGCTGCAGCGGTTGCCGAACGCGCGGCTGGTGGTGCATCCGCGCGGCGCGCCGCACATGATTGATCCCACGCGGCTGATCGCCGGCGCCACCGCGGTGTACGGCGAGGCCGAGATCGCGCGCAGCTACGGCACGATCCTGCCGGTGCCGGCCGACCGCGTCGTCGTCGCCGAGGACGGCCAGCGGCTGTGGCTGGCCGAGCGCGACCTGCTGTGCATCGATACGCCCGGCCACGCGCGCCACCATCTGTGCGTGTGGGACGCGCGCAGCCGCAGCTGGTTCAGCGGCGACACCTTCGGCCTGTCGTACCGCGAGCTGGACAGCGCGCAGGGCGCGTTCGTGATCCCGACGTCCTCGCCGGTGCAGTTCGACCCGGAGGCGATGCGCGCCTCGATCCAGCGCATGCTCGATTACGCGCCGGAAACGCTGTATCTGACCCATTACGGCCCAGTCGGCGCGGCGGACAAACTGGCCGCGGACCTGTTCGAGCAACTCGATGCGATGGTGGCGATCGCGCGCAGCTGCGACGGCCGTTCCGATCGCCACCGCTGCCTGGTCGCGGCGCTGAGCGCGCTGTACCTGGAGCGTGCGCGTCTGCATGGCTGCCCGCTCGACGATGCCGGCGTGGAGCAGGTGTTGCAGATGGACATCGAGCTCAATGCGCAGGGCCTGGCCTGCTGGCTGGAGCGTTGA
- a CDS encoding M28 family metallopeptidase — translation MRMLLLSACLFMGGAAQAANEALPGGGIDAQALERHVRTLASDAFEGRAPATPGEDKTVAYLSEQFRLAGVQPAGDDGGWTQAVPLVRAQVDGPVTATLRVAGASQALVNGEDVVLQSLRPGKKVALKDAPLVFVGYGIHAPERGWDDYKGVDLKGKIAVMLINDADFETPQPGAFDGRAVTYYGRWTYKYEEAARQGAAGVLIVHETAPAAYGWATVKSSGLSPLFDIERSDAQARAQHVPVRGWMQRALAVSLFQRAGLDFEAEKKRAQRADFRPQVLGDATLSVRLAVKRERVVTHNVVAKLEGSTHPDETVIYSAHWDAFGLGAADASGDRIRRGAVDNATGVASVLELARVFAAGPRPQRTLYFIALTAEEKGLLGATYYAAHPLAPLATTVAVINSEMFSPDGATRDIASWGRGRVSLERDLAAAAQARGRAYSPDPNLEAGFFYRADHFAFARAGVPAITVGPGLDKLDGGVAAGKAIRDRYFAECYHQPCDRWSASWDPAGQAADTLLLYDLGQRLADGREWPRWDEGSEFKPARDASEAARR, via the coding sequence ATGCGCATGTTGCTGCTGTCCGCCTGCCTGTTCATGGGGGGCGCCGCGCAGGCGGCCAACGAGGCGCTGCCCGGCGGCGGCATCGATGCGCAGGCGCTGGAGCGGCATGTGCGCACGCTGGCCTCCGACGCGTTCGAGGGCCGCGCGCCGGCCACGCCGGGCGAGGACAAGACCGTCGCCTATCTCAGCGAACAGTTCCGCCTGGCCGGCGTGCAGCCGGCTGGCGACGATGGCGGCTGGACCCAGGCGGTGCCGCTGGTGCGCGCGCAGGTGGATGGGCCGGTGACCGCGACGCTGCGCGTGGCCGGCGCGTCGCAGGCGCTGGTCAACGGCGAGGACGTGGTGTTGCAGAGCCTGCGCCCCGGTAAGAAGGTGGCGCTGAAGGACGCGCCGCTGGTGTTCGTCGGCTACGGCATCCACGCGCCCGAGCGCGGCTGGGACGACTACAAGGGCGTGGACCTGAAGGGCAAGATCGCGGTGATGCTGATCAACGACGCCGACTTCGAGACGCCGCAGCCCGGCGCCTTCGACGGCCGCGCGGTCACCTACTACGGGCGCTGGACCTACAAGTACGAGGAGGCCGCGCGGCAGGGCGCGGCCGGCGTGCTGATCGTGCACGAGACCGCGCCGGCCGCGTACGGCTGGGCCACGGTGAAGAGTTCCGGGCTGTCGCCGCTGTTCGACATCGAGCGCAGCGACGCGCAGGCGCGCGCGCAGCACGTGCCGGTGCGCGGCTGGATGCAGCGCGCGCTGGCGGTGTCGCTGTTCCAGCGCGCCGGGCTGGACTTCGAGGCGGAGAAGAAGCGCGCGCAGCGCGCCGACTTTCGCCCGCAGGTGCTGGGCGATGCCACGTTGTCGGTGCGCTTGGCGGTCAAGCGCGAGCGCGTGGTCACCCACAACGTGGTGGCCAAGCTGGAAGGCAGCACGCATCCGGACGAGACGGTGATCTATTCGGCGCATTGGGACGCGTTCGGCCTCGGCGCGGCCGACGCCAGCGGCGACCGCATCCGCCGCGGCGCGGTCGACAACGCCACCGGCGTGGCCAGCGTGCTGGAGCTGGCGCGGGTGTTCGCGGCCGGCCCGCGGCCGCAGCGCACGCTGTACTTCATCGCCCTGACCGCCGAGGAGAAGGGCCTGCTCGGCGCGACCTACTACGCGGCGCATCCGCTGGCGCCGCTGGCGACCACTGTGGCGGTGATCAACAGCGAGATGTTCAGCCCCGACGGCGCCACCCGCGACATCGCCTCCTGGGGCCGCGGGCGGGTGTCGCTGGAGCGCGACCTGGCGGCCGCGGCGCAGGCGCGCGGCCGCGCCTATTCGCCGGATCCGAACCTGGAGGCAGGCTTCTTCTATCGCGCCGACCACTTTGCCTTCGCCCGCGCCGGGGTGCCGGCGATCACGGTGGGGCCGGGGCTGGACAAGCTGGACGGCGGCGTGGCCGCCGGCAAGGCGATCCGCGACCGCTATTTCGCCGAGTGCTACCACCAGCCTTGCGACCGCTGGAGCGCGTCATGGGATCCGGCCGGGCAGGCCGCCGATACGCTGTTGCTGTACGACCTGGGCCAGCGCCTGGCCGACGGCCGCGAATGGCCGCGCTGGGACGAGGGTTCGGAATTCAAGCCGGCGCGCGATGCGAGCGAGGCGGCGCGACGCTGA